In one Methanothermobacter sp. genomic region, the following are encoded:
- a CDS encoding amidohydrolase family protein, with the protein MENESILIHGAQILDAAGPRRGSVLIEGNTIEEVSDNLSPGDADTVIDGHGKLLVPGLVNTHTHLSMTLFRGMADDLPLDRWLNEHIWPAEAHLNGEYCHAGALLGCVEMIRSGTTTFNDMYFYMDDVARAVDEAGLRCVLSHGMIDLGDDDKRRAEIRESLRIIRECHGMADGRIKVALGPHSPYTCSEELLRETARLADEHGLGIHIHVSETENEVREVSEAHGMSPVEYLDSTGVLGPETVAAHCVWLSENEMEILSERGVKVSHNPSSNMKLASGTSPVPELMERGVNVSIGTDGAASNNNLDMFEEMKTASLLQKVRLHDPTALPAMDVFRMATVNGAEALGIKSGLIEEGMLADLVVLNTRRPHLTPWRNPASHLVYSASGADVDTVICDGRILLLEDKLKVLDEEYVMELAEGAAEELASKQ; encoded by the coding sequence ATGGAGAATGAGAGCATACTGATACATGGCGCCCAGATCCTTGACGCAGCAGGCCCGCGCAGGGGATCGGTTCTGATTGAGGGTAACACCATAGAGGAGGTTTCAGACAACCTGAGTCCCGGTGACGCTGACACCGTCATTGATGGCCACGGGAAACTCCTCGTCCCGGGTCTTGTGAATACACACACCCACCTCTCAATGACACTGTTCAGGGGGATGGCAGATGACCTCCCCCTTGACAGGTGGCTGAATGAACATATCTGGCCAGCCGAGGCCCACCTCAACGGGGAATACTGCCATGCTGGGGCCCTCCTTGGATGTGTGGAGATGATAAGGTCAGGTACAACCACCTTCAATGACATGTACTTCTACATGGATGACGTGGCCCGTGCAGTGGATGAGGCGGGACTGAGATGCGTTCTAAGTCACGGGATGATAGACCTGGGGGATGATGATAAAAGGCGGGCTGAAATCAGGGAGAGCCTCAGGATAATCCGTGAATGCCATGGAATGGCAGATGGACGCATAAAGGTTGCCCTTGGACCCCACAGCCCCTACACCTGCTCAGAGGAACTCCTCCGAGAAACCGCTCGGCTGGCAGATGAACACGGTCTTGGTATCCATATCCACGTATCTGAAACAGAAAATGAGGTCAGGGAGGTATCAGAAGCCCATGGAATGTCCCCTGTTGAGTACCTGGATTCTACAGGCGTCCTTGGACCGGAGACCGTGGCAGCCCACTGCGTCTGGCTGAGCGAAAATGAAATGGAGATCCTCTCAGAGCGAGGAGTGAAGGTCTCACACAACCCCTCAAGCAATATGAAACTGGCATCAGGCACCTCACCTGTACCTGAACTCATGGAGCGGGGCGTCAACGTCTCCATCGGGACAGACGGGGCCGCCTCAAACAATAACCTGGATATGTTTGAGGAGATGAAGACAGCCTCACTGCTCCAGAAGGTCAGACTCCATGACCCCACGGCACTCCCTGCGATGGATGTATTCCGTATGGCAACAGTGAATGGTGCCGAGGCCCTGGGAATCAAGTCTGGCCTCATAGAGGAGGGCATGCTGGCGGATCTTGTGGTCCTGAACACCCGCAGGCCCCACCTCACACCCTGGAGGAACCCGGCCTCACACCTCGTATATTCTGCCAGTGGCGCGGATGTTGATACTGTGATATGTGACGGGAGGATTCTGCTGCTTGAGGATAAACTGAAGGTGCTGGACGAGGAATACGTCATGGAACTTGCAGAGGGTGCTGCAGAGGAGCTTGCATCAAAACAGTAG
- a CDS encoding HAD family hydrolase: MIALFDIDKTLIHRSEVHEEAFSYAFREVYGVDATIDLIDYHGKTDPAIAREVLSLMGLKLEDIDDGMDDFLHELVVYVGKNIQYDDIKLIDGVMEFLESLRSVSACMGIVTGNLEDIAFMKLERAGIAGYFSFGGFGSDSSIREELTEIAVKRGLEMGASGRIVLFGDTPYDMMAGAHVGALKIGIAAGRYGEAELRRAEADHVFRDYRSPEIMDIVTP, from the coding sequence ATGATCGCATTATTCGACATCGACAAAACCCTCATACACCGCTCAGAGGTCCATGAGGAGGCATTCAGCTATGCTTTCAGGGAGGTCTACGGTGTTGACGCAACCATTGACCTCATAGATTACCATGGAAAAACAGACCCGGCAATAGCCAGGGAGGTCCTCAGCCTCATGGGCCTCAAATTAGAGGATATAGATGATGGGATGGACGACTTCCTCCATGAACTCGTGGTTTATGTGGGAAAAAACATCCAGTACGATGATATCAAGCTCATAGATGGTGTTATGGAGTTTCTTGAGTCCTTAAGATCCGTCAGTGCCTGCATGGGAATTGTCACAGGTAATCTGGAAGATATAGCCTTCATGAAGCTTGAGAGGGCTGGAATTGCAGGTTACTTCTCATTCGGGGGCTTTGGGAGTGACAGCAGCATAAGGGAGGAGCTCACAGAAATCGCGGTTAAGAGGGGACTTGAGATGGGGGCCTCGGGAAGAATCGTCCTCTTTGGTGACACACCCTACGATATGATGGCCGGGGCCCATGTGGGTGCCCTTAAGATTGGAATAGCAGCCGGGAGGTATGGGGAGGCAGAGCTCAGACGGGCGGAGGCTGACCATGTCTTCAGGGACTACCGCAGCCCTGAGATAATGGATATAGTGACCCCCTGA
- the hisG gene encoding ATP phosphoribosyltransferase — protein sequence MKIRIAVPSKGRISEPAIRLLENAGVGLKDTINRKLFSKTQHPQIDVMFSRAADIPEFVADGAADLGITGYDLIVERGSEVEILEDLNYGRASLVLAAPEDSPIEKPEDIPDGAVIATEFPRITRDYIRKRNIGAEIVELTGSTEIAPFIGVADLITDLSSTGTTLRMNHLKVIDTLLESSVKLIANPESYRSKGQLIEELRTGIRGVIDAEGRRLVMLNIDRKNLDRVRALMPGMTGPTVSEVLSDNGVVAVHAVVDEKDVFNLVNRLKAVGARDILVVPIERIIP from the coding sequence ATGAAGATAAGAATAGCAGTTCCCTCAAAGGGAAGGATAAGCGAACCTGCAATAAGGCTACTTGAAAACGCAGGTGTGGGGCTGAAGGATACAATTAACAGGAAGCTATTTTCAAAGACACAGCACCCCCAGATCGATGTCATGTTCAGCAGGGCAGCCGATATACCCGAATTCGTTGCAGATGGGGCGGCTGACCTTGGTATCACAGGATACGACCTCATAGTGGAGAGGGGGAGTGAGGTTGAAATTCTCGAGGACCTCAACTATGGGAGGGCCAGCCTTGTCCTGGCAGCCCCCGAGGACTCCCCCATCGAGAAACCAGAGGACATACCCGACGGTGCTGTCATAGCAACAGAGTTTCCCAGGATAACACGGGATTATATCAGGAAAAGGAATATAGGGGCCGAGATAGTTGAACTCACAGGCTCCACAGAGATAGCACCATTCATCGGGGTGGCGGACCTCATAACCGACCTCAGCAGCACCGGCACCACACTCAGGATGAACCACCTCAAGGTCATTGACACACTCCTTGAGAGTTCAGTGAAACTCATAGCAAACCCCGAAAGCTACAGAAGCAAGGGGCAGCTGATAGAGGAACTCAGAACAGGTATACGGGGAGTTATAGATGCAGAGGGTCGCAGACTCGTAATGCTGAACATAGACAGGAAAAACCTGGATCGTGTGAGGGCACTCATGCCAGGGATGACCGGACCCACTGTCTCTGAGGTGCTCTCAGATAATGGGGTTGTGGCTGTCCACGCGGTTGTGGATGAGAAGGATGTCTTCAACCTGGTGAACAGGCTCAAGGCTGTGGGGGCAAGGGACATACTGGTTGTGCCAATTGAGAGGATAATCCCCTGA
- a CDS encoding fumarylacetoacetate hydrolase family protein, with product MKFLRFSHDGRVLCGFTDGERVFQVESDHYLLEDPEVISEHNMGDVRILPPVSPSKVICVGLNYRDHAAELGMDIPDEPVIFLKPPTAVIGHGDAIVYPTMSSEVDHEVELAVVISERARCVDSEEADEFIAGYTVLNDVTARDLQRRDGQWTRAKSFDTFCPIGPFIETDIRPSNLDISLELNGVLRQSSSTSNMIFTVQELVEFISEIMTLEPGDIIATGTPPGVGEMKPGDTVRATVEGVGTLENRVESSDNIQ from the coding sequence ATGAAGTTCCTCCGGTTTTCACATGATGGAAGGGTTCTCTGCGGCTTTACAGATGGAGAAAGGGTATTTCAGGTTGAAAGTGATCACTACCTCCTTGAAGACCCTGAGGTTATCTCGGAACATAATATGGGGGACGTTAGGATCCTCCCACCGGTTTCACCCTCAAAGGTCATATGTGTGGGTCTCAACTACAGGGACCACGCAGCTGAACTTGGAATGGACATCCCTGATGAACCCGTCATATTCCTCAAGCCACCAACAGCGGTCATAGGCCATGGCGATGCAATAGTCTACCCTACAATGTCCTCGGAGGTTGACCATGAGGTTGAACTTGCAGTGGTTATATCAGAAAGGGCGAGGTGCGTTGATTCAGAGGAGGCGGATGAATTCATAGCAGGCTACACGGTCCTCAATGATGTAACTGCAAGGGACCTCCAGAGGCGTGACGGCCAGTGGACCCGTGCAAAGAGCTTTGACACATTCTGCCCCATAGGACCATTCATAGAAACTGATATCAGACCCAGCAACCTTGATATATCCCTTGAACTCAATGGGGTACTCAGGCAGTCATCCAGCACATCAAACATGATATTCACCGTCCAGGAACTGGTTGAGTTCATATCAGAGATCATGACACTGGAGCCCGGCGATATCATTGCAACCGGCACACCACCAGGAGTTGGAGAGATGAAACCGGGTGACACCGTCAGGGCCACCGTTGAGGGTGTGGGAACACTTGAAAACAGGGTTGAATCTTCAGATAACATCCAATGA
- the tfrA gene encoding fumarate reductase (CoM/CoB) subunit TfrA, protein MESELYECDVLIIGSGGAGCRAAIEVSEHKLTPIIVSKGLSFKSGCTGMAEGGYNAAFACVDPDDSPDVHFEDTMRGGGFINDPRLVRVLVDEAPDRLRDLEEYGALFDRQESGLLDQRPFGGQTYRRTCYHGDRTGHEIIMALKEEVIRRDIETIDEVMITSLLVEDGSVLGAMGVSIRNSEPVAFRASSTILASGGAGHIYPVTSNTMQKGGDGFALAWKAGADLIDMEQVQFHPTGMVYPESRRGVLVTEAVRGEGGILLNIEGERFMSRYDPRGELATRDVVARAIYTEIMEGRGTENGGVYLDVSHLPDEVIEEKLETMLLQFLDVGVDIRSEPMEVAPTAHHFMGGVRIDEWGRTNLRNLFAAGEVAGGVHGANRLGGNALADTQVFGRRAGISAAKNAMNSSRKQVRSLIEEEEKRIKGMVRDGSIRPAEIREELHEAMWSDVAIVRSRRSLESAMSRISTLMDKLGDLDVPETGGFNSNLLEALELENMLITASLVTRSALIREESRGSHYREDFPETRPEWKRSILLNRKMEPQFIER, encoded by the coding sequence ATGGAAAGCGAGCTTTACGAATGTGATGTTCTCATAATAGGCTCAGGCGGAGCCGGTTGCAGGGCAGCAATTGAGGTTTCTGAACACAAACTGACACCAATCATAGTTTCAAAGGGTTTATCATTCAAATCAGGATGCACAGGAATGGCTGAGGGTGGATACAACGCCGCATTCGCATGTGTTGATCCTGATGACAGTCCTGATGTCCACTTTGAGGATACAATGAGGGGTGGGGGGTTCATCAACGACCCCAGACTTGTCCGTGTACTGGTGGACGAGGCCCCTGACAGACTGAGGGACCTTGAAGAATATGGTGCACTCTTTGACCGCCAGGAGTCAGGCCTCCTGGATCAGAGGCCCTTCGGAGGCCAGACCTACAGGAGGACCTGCTACCATGGGGACAGGACAGGTCATGAGATTATCATGGCCCTCAAGGAGGAAGTTATAAGGAGGGACATAGAGACCATCGATGAGGTGATGATAACCTCACTCCTTGTTGAGGATGGCAGCGTCCTTGGCGCCATGGGTGTATCCATCAGGAATTCAGAACCTGTGGCCTTCAGGGCCTCCTCCACCATACTGGCATCAGGCGGAGCAGGCCACATATATCCTGTAACATCCAATACCATGCAGAAGGGTGGTGATGGCTTTGCACTAGCCTGGAAGGCAGGGGCTGACCTCATAGACATGGAACAGGTCCAGTTCCACCCCACAGGCATGGTATACCCCGAGTCACGGAGGGGGGTCCTTGTGACGGAGGCCGTGAGAGGTGAAGGCGGTATACTACTAAACATTGAGGGTGAACGGTTCATGAGCCGCTATGACCCCCGAGGGGAACTTGCAACAAGGGACGTGGTTGCAAGGGCCATCTACACCGAGATAATGGAGGGCCGGGGAACCGAGAACGGCGGCGTCTACCTAGATGTGAGCCACCTCCCTGATGAGGTTATAGAGGAGAAACTTGAGACCATGCTCCTCCAGTTCCTGGATGTGGGCGTGGATATAAGGTCTGAGCCGATGGAGGTTGCACCCACAGCACACCACTTCATGGGGGGTGTCAGGATAGATGAATGGGGCAGGACCAACCTCAGGAACCTCTTCGCAGCGGGAGAGGTGGCAGGTGGCGTCCACGGGGCCAACAGGCTCGGAGGAAATGCCCTGGCCGATACCCAGGTATTCGGGAGGAGGGCAGGTATATCGGCTGCAAAAAACGCCATGAATTCATCCAGGAAACAAGTCAGATCACTCATTGAGGAGGAGGAAAAGAGGATAAAGGGCATGGTCCGCGATGGATCCATAAGGCCGGCTGAGATAAGGGAGGAACTCCATGAGGCGATGTGGAGTGATGTTGCAATTGTGAGGAGCCGGAGGTCACTTGAATCTGCAATGTCCAGGATTTCCACGCTGATGGATAAACTGGGGGACCTTGATGTCCCTGAGACAGGAGGGTTTAACAGCAACCTCCTGGAGGCCCTTGAACTTGAGAACATGCTCATAACAGCCTCACTGGTGACCCGCTCAGCCCTTATACGGGAGGAGAGCAGGGGGTCCCACTACCGGGAGGATTTCCCTGAAACACGCCCAGAATGGAAAAGAAGCATATTACTAAACAGGAAGATGGAGCCTCAGTTCATAGAGAGATGA